The following are encoded together in the Lathyrus oleraceus cultivar Zhongwan6 chromosome 3, CAAS_Psat_ZW6_1.0, whole genome shotgun sequence genome:
- the LOC127129314 gene encoding expansin-B15, producing MALTLGNAFSHTLIFVGSLLIFIVTPSSCFKPKNFVSFTSNFSSDSDFQSSMATWYGPPNGDGSEGGACGYEKAVGLRPFNSMISAGNPFIYKSGKGCGSCYQVKCTGNPACSGNPINVVITDECPGCDHYFDLSGKAFGSMAISGQGDKLRNAGKVPIQYQRVACNYPGVSITFHVESGSTQYYFATVIEYENGDGDLKTVELKEGNSVAWEAMQQSSGAIWKVNKGTPLSAPFSIRLTTIESGKMFVANNVIPVGWKPGQTYRAIGNIN from the exons ATGGCTCTTACTTTAGGAAATGCATTTTCTCATACACTCATCTTTGTAGGTTCACTCTTAATATTCATAGTGACCCCTTCTTCTTGTTTTAAGCCCAAAAATTTTGTTAGTTTTACTTCGAACTTCTCTTCTGATTCAGATTTTCAATCTTCAATGGCTACTTGGTATGGACCTCCAAATGGTGATGGGAGTGAAG GTGGTGCTTGTGGATACGAAAAGGCTGTTGGTTTACGTCCATTCAATTCAATGATATCAGCCGGAAACCCTTTCATCTACAAATCAGGCAAAGGCTGTGGTTCATGTTATCAG GTGAAGTGTACGGGAAATCCTGCTTGCTCAGGCAACCCTATTAATGTAGTTATCACGGATGAGTGTCCAGGTTGTGATCATTATTTTGATTTGAGTGGAAAAGCTTTCGGTTCCATGGCAATTTCAGGTCAAGGTGACAAGCTACGCAATGCTGGAAAAGTACCTATCCAATATCAAAG AGTTGCATGCAACTACCCTGGTGTGTCCATAACTTTCCATGTTGAATCTGGATCTACCCAATATTATTTTGCAACTGTTATTGAATATGAGAATGGGGATGGTGATCTTAAAACAGTTGAACTCAAAGAAGGAAATTCGGTAGCTTGGGAAGCTATGCAACAATCATCGGGTGCTATTTGGAAAGTTAATAAAGGGACACCATTAAGTGCACCATTTTCTATTAGACTAACAACAATTGAGTCTGGAAAAATGTTTGTGGCTAATAATGTGATCCCTGTAGGGTGGAAGCCTGGTCAAACTTATCGAGCAATTGGAAATATTAATTAA